The proteins below come from a single uncultured Carboxylicivirga sp. genomic window:
- a CDS encoding NfeD family protein has product MSLTVIVLIILLGLFLLVLEFFVFPGVTVAGIGGFLFAAGGIYLVYIKYGNSEGNIALLSTLAVGIVILVMAFRSKTWNRLMLNSNIEGKIETVEEENIKEGDEGVAVTRLNPIGKVMVNSELVEGRCPGHFVDENTSVIIQKVYKTYVIVKPKK; this is encoded by the coding sequence ATGTCGTTAACTGTAATCGTGCTAATAATTTTGTTGGGCTTGTTTTTGTTAGTGCTCGAATTTTTTGTATTCCCAGGAGTGACTGTGGCTGGAATAGGAGGTTTTTTATTTGCTGCCGGAGGTATTTATCTGGTATATATTAAATATGGAAATTCTGAAGGCAATATAGCTTTGCTTAGTACTCTTGCTGTGGGAATAGTAATTTTGGTAATGGCATTCAGGTCGAAAACCTGGAATAGATTAATGTTAAACTCCAATATAGAAGGTAAGATTGAAACGGTAGAAGAAGAGAATATTAAAGAGGGAGATGAAGGTGTTGCCGTTACCCGTTTAAATCCGATTGGTAAAGTAATGGTTAATTCCGAATTGGTTGAAGGGCGTTGTCCTGGCCATTTTGTTGATGAAAATACTTCAGTTATTATTCAAAAAGTATATAAAACATACGTAATTGTAAA
- a CDS encoding ATP-dependent Clp protease adaptor ClpS: MVAFGKKSKLPEKNGGDSEKRTLTLHNDDINTFDHVIDVLCEVCDHDALQAEQCALITHYKGSCDIMSGSVDILLPVQEQMVHEKLLVTID, from the coding sequence ATGGTTGCATTTGGAAAAAAAAGCAAACTACCTGAAAAAAATGGAGGGGACAGCGAAAAGCGGACCCTCACTCTTCATAATGATGATATTAATACCTTTGATCATGTAATTGATGTTTTGTGTGAGGTGTGCGACCATGATGCTTTGCAGGCCGAGCAGTGTGCTTTAATTACTCATTACAAAGGCTCGTGCGATATTATGTCGGGTTCAGTGGATATATTGCTGCCTGTTCAGGAGCAAATGGTTCACGAAAAACTTTTAGTTACCATTGATTAA
- a CDS encoding SPOR domain-containing protein, producing MKIKYIVLILAAFAFVQLNAQETYSSKQAYEIFKNGDYKEAQEAYGYLLSKYDREPKYNYYYGICLIQNNQNISEAVRRLKFAAVKGVSRDAYYYLGRAYQLNYHFEEAISNYSRFLKYASSSDIRNEKAESYIAQCKVGLDYSTKVYNLNVLARDTVDKKDFINHYHPVKDVGQIMRNNDFFESGVDPDGILYLTERGDQVYFALVNEAGNRDLYKMEKLLDGWSESKALTELNSEWDDMYPYLLIDGQTLFFSSKRDGGMGGFDIYKTTYDSESKTFSEPVNMGIPFNSPKDDFLFVTDEFNGKGWFASNRETCDSTVIVYEIEWNNRVVKNLVTDMNVVKEVASLPLSQAGADLAANKRRNGDAVQQQKKEEFRFIVADTLVYTNKDHFNSQEALAYFVESQKMSEQKDSLSDLMRGQRERYARTNSDEERNQLVNDILLLEKKVYGLDAKIEQSQNNARYTELNRIKELVKQGKYLAPNQVKRISKQDEQLKQILIPSEYTYYTDEEFQRHLDDLDEMYDQLFDEGEIAKLKKADSLFVWGNILSLEASKLLEEASDQPAVKVPVVSSPFKKNKEEEEEESPAQQMIDRSKELKEISLELYHQSLDQKYKIYGEKVKGVVKSHPTADFSDMEQLQLNASTYFKNADEMLNPLLGYDMEKFEKSGALKRSGVQEQEKALFAYVEGGGQIGKIEEMPEKVNNKGKVQKTYQELQGMEDEKVSQKPADIVQAAFTNKYEYRIQIGVFRNEPDGDALSKLPEITKIEIPSRDLTKYFAGRYSSFEQANKDLGKVRDAGFSGAFVVVFKDGKQTNLTDELKK from the coding sequence ATGAAAATTAAGTACATTGTTTTGATTTTAGCTGCATTTGCCTTTGTTCAGTTAAATGCTCAGGAAACTTATTCGTCAAAGCAGGCATATGAGATTTTTAAAAATGGGGATTATAAAGAGGCTCAGGAGGCATATGGTTATTTGTTGTCGAAGTATGATCGCGAACCCAAGTACAACTACTATTATGGTATTTGTTTAATACAGAATAATCAGAATATTTCAGAAGCAGTCCGACGCCTGAAGTTTGCGGCAGTAAAAGGTGTGAGCCGCGATGCTTATTATTATTTAGGTCGGGCATATCAGTTAAATTATCATTTCGAAGAAGCTATATCTAATTATAGTCGTTTTCTTAAATATGCTTCATCTTCTGATATCAGAAACGAAAAGGCAGAATCATACATAGCTCAGTGTAAAGTAGGGTTGGATTATTCTACAAAAGTTTACAATCTGAATGTTTTAGCAAGAGATACTGTTGATAAAAAAGACTTTATAAATCATTACCACCCAGTAAAAGATGTTGGACAGATAATGCGTAATAACGACTTTTTTGAATCGGGTGTTGATCCGGATGGAATTTTATATCTGACAGAAAGGGGAGATCAGGTTTATTTTGCTTTGGTAAACGAGGCGGGTAATAGGGATCTTTATAAAATGGAGAAATTACTTGATGGTTGGAGTGAAAGTAAAGCTTTAACAGAGTTAAATTCGGAATGGGATGATATGTATCCTTATTTATTGATTGATGGTCAAACTTTGTTTTTTTCATCTAAACGTGATGGAGGGATGGGAGGTTTTGATATTTATAAAACAACTTACGATTCGGAAAGTAAAACTTTTTCAGAACCTGTTAATATGGGCATACCTTTTAATTCACCTAAAGACGATTTTCTGTTTGTAACAGATGAATTTAATGGAAAAGGATGGTTTGCCTCTAATCGCGAAACCTGTGATAGTACTGTGATTGTTTATGAAATTGAATGGAATAATCGCGTTGTAAAAAATTTGGTAACAGATATGAATGTGGTTAAAGAAGTTGCATCCTTGCCTCTTTCTCAGGCTGGAGCTGATTTAGCTGCCAATAAACGACGTAATGGTGACGCTGTTCAACAGCAAAAGAAAGAAGAGTTTCGTTTTATTGTTGCTGATACCTTGGTGTATACCAATAAGGATCATTTTAATAGTCAGGAGGCTTTGGCGTATTTTGTCGAAAGTCAAAAGATGAGTGAGCAAAAAGATAGTTTATCAGATTTGATGCGTGGTCAACGCGAAAGATATGCACGTACTAATTCCGATGAAGAACGTAATCAATTGGTAAATGATATTCTTTTGCTTGAGAAGAAGGTGTATGGATTGGATGCTAAAATTGAGCAATCGCAAAACAATGCCAGGTATACTGAGTTAAATCGGATTAAGGAATTGGTAAAGCAAGGGAAATACTTAGCTCCAAATCAGGTTAAACGTATATCGAAGCAAGATGAACAATTGAAACAGATATTGATACCTTCAGAATATACTTATTATACTGATGAAGAATTTCAGCGTCATTTGGATGATTTAGATGAGATGTATGATCAGTTATTTGACGAAGGAGAAATTGCAAAATTAAAGAAAGCGGATTCTCTTTTTGTATGGGGGAATATATTAAGTCTCGAAGCCTCTAAATTATTGGAGGAAGCTTCGGATCAACCTGCAGTAAAAGTTCCGGTGGTTTCAAGTCCGTTTAAAAAGAATAAGGAAGAAGAGGAGGAAGAGTCACCAGCTCAACAAATGATTGATCGCTCAAAGGAATTAAAGGAAATTTCTTTGGAATTATATCATCAATCTCTAGATCAGAAGTATAAGATATATGGTGAAAAAGTAAAAGGTGTAGTAAAATCTCATCCAACAGCAGATTTTTCTGATATGGAACAATTGCAGTTGAATGCCAGTACTTATTTCAAAAATGCTGACGAAATGTTGAATCCATTATTGGGTTACGATATGGAGAAATTTGAAAAGTCAGGGGCTTTAAAAAGATCGGGTGTTCAGGAGCAGGAAAAAGCGTTGTTTGCTTATGTAGAAGGAGGCGGACAAATTGGCAAGATAGAAGAGATGCCTGAAAAAGTTAATAATAAAGGTAAAGTTCAAAAGACATATCAAGAGTTGCAAGGAATGGAGGATGAAAAAGTGTCTCAAAAACCTGCTGATATTGTGCAAGCTGCTTTTACCAATAAATATGAATATCGAATTCAGATTGGTGTATTTAGAAACGAACCTGATGGAGATGCTTTGAGTAAGTTGCCTGAAATAACTAAAATAGAGATACCATCACGAGATCTTACTAAATATTTTGCAGGCAGATATTCGAGCTTTGAACAAGCAAATAAGGACTTGGGTAAAGTGAGAGATGCTGGTTTTAGTGGAGCTTTTGTAGTGGTGTTTAAAGATGGCAAACAAACTAACCTGACAGATGAATTAAAAAAGTAA
- the bcp gene encoding thioredoxin-dependent thiol peroxidase, with translation MSALKEGDKAPAFKGLNQDNETISLDDLKGKKVILYFYPKDNTPGCTAESCNLSENYDDLTNKGFEVIGVSPDSITSHQKFIAKHNLRFNLIADTEKEILEMYNAWGEKKLYGKTYMGVLRKTYIIDEEGTITKIFEKVKTKDHTNQIITELNL, from the coding sequence ATGTCAGCATTAAAAGAAGGAGATAAAGCACCTGCTTTCAAAGGGCTTAATCAAGATAACGAAACAATAAGTCTGGATGATCTTAAAGGTAAAAAAGTAATATTGTATTTTTACCCCAAAGACAACACACCAGGATGCACAGCCGAATCGTGCAACTTAAGCGAAAACTACGATGATTTAACAAATAAAGGATTTGAAGTTATAGGTGTTAGTCCCGACAGTATTACATCGCATCAAAAGTTTATAGCCAAACACAATCTGAGATTTAACCTCATTGCCGATACAGAAAAAGAAATACTTGAAATGTATAACGCATGGGGAGAAAAGAAACTCTATGGTAAAACTTACATGGGCGTTTTACGCAAAACATACATTATCGACGAAGAAGGAACCATTACTAAGATTTTTGAGAAAGTTAAAACAAAGGATCACACCAATCAGATTATAACCGAGCTTAATCTTTAA
- the recA gene encoding recombinase RecA, with amino-acid sequence MAEKEKKEKKENKVNQEKLKALQLTMDKIDKTYGKGTIMKMDDESVEDIPVIPSGSIALNLALGVGGLPRGRIIEIYGPESSGKTTLAIHAIAEAQKQGGIAAFIDAEHAFDRFYAEKLGVDLENLLISQPDNGEQALEIADQLIRSSAIDIIVIDSVAALTPKAEIEGDMGDSRMGLQARLMSQALRKLTSTINKTNTTCIFINQLREKIGVMFGNPETTTGGNALKFYASVRLDIRRVTQIKDGENVVGSLTRVKVVKNKVAPPFRKAEFEIRYGEGISRVGEILDMGVELEIVKKSGSWFSYGETRLGQGREAVKEVIKDNPELAEELETKIMDAIKAK; translated from the coding sequence ATGGCAGAAAAAGAGAAAAAAGAGAAGAAAGAAAATAAAGTAAACCAGGAAAAACTGAAAGCTCTTCAGTTAACCATGGACAAAATTGATAAAACCTATGGTAAAGGTACTATCATGAAAATGGACGACGAGTCCGTTGAAGATATTCCCGTTATTCCATCAGGTTCAATCGCTCTTAACCTTGCTTTGGGCGTTGGTGGTTTACCTCGTGGAAGAATTATTGAAATTTACGGACCTGAATCATCCGGTAAAACCACTCTTGCCATCCATGCCATTGCTGAAGCTCAAAAACAAGGTGGTATTGCAGCATTTATTGATGCAGAACACGCTTTTGACCGTTTTTATGCTGAAAAACTAGGAGTTGACCTAGAAAACCTGTTAATATCTCAGCCTGACAATGGAGAACAAGCTTTGGAGATTGCCGATCAACTGATTCGATCTTCTGCCATTGACATTATTGTTATTGACTCCGTTGCTGCATTAACACCTAAAGCTGAGATAGAAGGCGATATGGGAGACTCAAGAATGGGATTACAAGCACGCTTAATGTCACAAGCTTTACGTAAACTCACTTCTACCATCAATAAAACCAACACTACTTGTATTTTCATTAACCAGTTGCGCGAAAAAATCGGAGTAATGTTTGGTAACCCTGAAACAACAACCGGAGGTAATGCATTGAAATTTTATGCTTCGGTTCGTTTAGACATTCGACGAGTTACTCAAATTAAAGATGGTGAAAATGTAGTTGGTAGCTTAACCCGTGTTAAAGTTGTTAAAAACAAAGTTGCACCACCATTCCGTAAAGCAGAATTCGAAATTCGTTATGGAGAAGGAATCTCACGTGTTGGAGAAATACTTGACATGGGCGTTGAGTTAGAAATTGTGAAGAAAAGTGGTTCGTGGTTTAGCTACGGAGAAACAAGACTTGGTCAGGGACGCGAAGCCGTAAAAGAGGTTATTAAAGACAACCCTGAATTAGCAGAGGAACTGGAAACAAAAATTATGGATGCTATAAAAGCTAAATAA
- a CDS encoding DUF4395 domain-containing protein, translated as MKSLVCPVSPERILEAQPRISALMVVGLLLTFLVTKLWVIPAFLFVDFLLRGFTSGKYSLIGSLSKKLALKYYSNTPRIDKAPKVFAARLGMIFSFAVLVLSLVGAGVVANSLAFVLIVFASVECFLNFCVGCYVYTLFIIPLSKSL; from the coding sequence ATGAAGAGTTTGGTTTGTCCTGTGTCGCCAGAAAGAATTTTAGAAGCGCAACCGCGAATTTCAGCCTTGATGGTTGTTGGTTTGTTATTGACTTTTTTAGTTACAAAGTTGTGGGTGATACCTGCATTTTTATTCGTTGATTTTCTTTTGCGAGGATTTACCTCAGGCAAGTATAGTTTGATTGGAAGCTTATCAAAGAAGTTGGCACTTAAATATTATTCAAATACACCACGCATTGATAAGGCTCCAAAAGTGTTTGCAGCTCGCTTGGGTATGATATTCAGTTTTGCTGTGTTGGTATTGTCTTTGGTCGGAGCTGGAGTGGTAGCTAATAGCTTGGCTTTTGTGTTGATAGTGTTTGCATCGGTTGAGTGTTTTTTGAATTTTTGTGTTGGTTGTTATGTGTATACATTATTTATAATACCACTTTCGAAAAGCTTATAA
- a CDS encoding metallophosphoesterase: MKAAGFILFISIILGVHFLVNFYIYTRGVQWLSNTPALKNAFRITILILFISYPAGRFLEKIWYAPPSTTLHWIGAFWFAGMLYFTLSLLSVDIIRIINYFFHFLPEKGTEAYQKLKFVTGTLITAGVLLTMLIGFLNAWHPKINQRTITIHKNAGNIKSLKIVAASDIHLGTIIGPRKTNKLVETVNNLHPDIILFAGDVVDEDIQPVIKQNLGESLKKLKAPYGVYASTGNHEYIGGVERAVEYLNTHGITVLRDSCLTINSSFVIAAREDKDKNRTPKHRKSIEELLYNIDQSKPIIMLDHQPYHLDEAQKAGVDLQISGHTHHGQLWPFGYITEKIFEVSRGYKQKGDSHFIVSTGFGTWGPPIRTGNRPEILEITLNFESNQ; the protein is encoded by the coding sequence ATGAAAGCAGCCGGATTTATTCTATTTATAAGCATCATTTTAGGAGTACATTTTCTTGTTAATTTTTACATCTACACTAGAGGTGTGCAATGGTTGAGCAACACGCCAGCCTTAAAAAATGCATTTAGAATTACGATACTCATCTTATTTATTTCTTATCCGGCAGGTCGCTTCCTTGAAAAAATATGGTATGCACCTCCATCAACAACACTACATTGGATAGGAGCCTTTTGGTTTGCAGGTATGTTGTACTTCACTTTAAGCTTGCTGTCTGTTGACATAATACGCATCATCAACTATTTTTTTCATTTTCTGCCCGAAAAAGGAACGGAAGCTTATCAAAAACTCAAATTTGTTACCGGAACCCTTATAACAGCAGGCGTACTATTAACCATGCTTATCGGATTTTTGAATGCGTGGCATCCTAAAATCAACCAAAGAACCATTACCATACACAAAAATGCCGGCAATATTAAATCACTTAAAATAGTAGCTGCATCCGACATTCACTTGGGCACTATCATAGGCCCACGCAAAACAAATAAACTGGTCGAAACCGTTAACAACCTTCATCCCGACATTATATTATTTGCTGGTGATGTAGTTGACGAAGATATCCAGCCTGTTATCAAACAAAATTTGGGAGAAAGCCTTAAAAAGCTAAAAGCACCCTATGGAGTTTATGCATCAACAGGAAATCATGAGTACATTGGGGGAGTTGAAAGAGCCGTTGAATACTTGAATACTCATGGCATTACAGTATTGCGCGACTCTTGTTTAACCATAAACAGCTCCTTTGTTATTGCAGCCCGTGAGGATAAAGATAAAAACAGAACACCCAAACACCGCAAGAGTATTGAAGAGTTATTATACAATATCGATCAGTCAAAACCAATTATAATGCTCGATCACCAACCCTATCATTTAGACGAAGCGCAAAAAGCGGGTGTCGACCTACAAATATCGGGACATACACATCACGGACAACTATGGCCATTTGGATACATAACAGAGAAGATTTTTGAAGTTAGCCGGGGTTACAAACAAAAAGGAGATAGCCATTTTATAGTAAGTACAGGCTTTGGCACATGGGGACCTCCCATCAGAACCGGCAATCGACCCGAAATACTAGAGATTACCTTAAATTTCGAAAGCAACCAATAA
- a CDS encoding DEAD/DEAH box helicase: MQTFKESGLPEEVLKAIGELGYETPTPIQSKTIPEILNYGNDLIALAQTGTGKTGAFGLPVIPQIVTEEKKVQALILCPTRELCLQITKDLNNYAKYYKDLYITPVYGGTEIRTQIRSLKRGTHIVVGTPGRMNDLINRKAIELGDVRWLILDEADEMLNMGFKDDLESIMAQTPEWRQTLLFSATMPPDIARMSKQYMQDPVEISVGTKNAGSSNVEHHYYMVHASDRYKALKRIVDVTPDVYGIVFCRTRQETKDIADSLMADGYNADAIHGDLSQAQRDLVMHRFRKKHLQLLVATDVAARGIDVNDLTHVINYNLPDDIEVYIHRSGRTGRAGKKGISVAIIHSREMHRIKAIEKISKKTFERKWVPKSEEICEKQLLHYLERVNNTELEDDSPVKALMPTVYEKLASMEREQLITQFVAAEFNRFMEYYKDAPDLNVYKEAKTSRRNSNVAFSRLFVNLGKTDKITSGDIIGLINSKIKGTSVKVGKIELLRNFSFIEVDKEYEQEVINKLSNAKVKGKKVSLEVATPKPSSKRRNKRR; the protein is encoded by the coding sequence ATGCAAACATTTAAAGAAAGCGGACTTCCAGAGGAGGTTCTGAAAGCTATTGGTGAGCTAGGTTACGAAACACCAACCCCTATTCAAAGTAAAACAATTCCTGAAATTTTAAATTACGGTAACGACCTAATTGCATTAGCGCAAACAGGAACTGGTAAAACAGGTGCATTTGGCTTGCCTGTTATCCCTCAAATTGTTACTGAAGAAAAGAAAGTACAGGCTTTAATTTTATGTCCTACACGCGAATTATGTCTTCAAATCACAAAAGACTTAAATAATTACGCTAAATACTACAAAGATTTATACATCACCCCTGTATATGGTGGTACTGAAATAAGAACTCAGATCAGATCTTTAAAAAGAGGTACTCACATTGTAGTTGGTACTCCAGGACGTATGAACGACTTAATTAACCGCAAGGCAATTGAGTTAGGAGATGTACGTTGGTTGATTTTGGATGAGGCTGACGAAATGCTTAACATGGGCTTTAAAGATGACCTTGAAAGCATTATGGCTCAAACTCCGGAATGGCGCCAAACATTGTTATTTTCGGCAACTATGCCACCCGACATCGCTCGTATGTCGAAACAATATATGCAAGATCCTGTTGAGATTAGTGTAGGCACTAAAAACGCAGGCTCTTCAAATGTTGAACACCATTATTATATGGTTCATGCCAGCGATCGTTACAAAGCATTAAAACGTATTGTTGACGTAACTCCAGATGTTTATGGTATTGTTTTCTGTCGTACTCGTCAGGAAACCAAAGATATTGCTGACAGCTTAATGGCCGATGGATATAATGCTGATGCAATCCACGGTGATTTATCGCAAGCACAGCGCGACTTGGTAATGCACCGTTTCCGTAAAAAACACCTTCAGCTTTTAGTAGCAACAGATGTAGCTGCTCGTGGTATTGATGTAAACGATCTTACTCACGTTATCAACTACAACTTACCTGACGATATTGAAGTATACATTCACCGAAGTGGACGTACTGGTCGTGCCGGTAAAAAAGGTATTTCGGTTGCCATTATCCATTCCAGAGAAATGCACCGTATTAAGGCCATTGAAAAAATTTCAAAGAAAACCTTTGAGCGTAAATGGGTTCCTAAATCGGAAGAAATCTGTGAAAAACAACTTTTACACTATCTGGAAAGAGTTAATAATACTGAACTAGAAGACGATTCTCCGGTAAAAGCATTAATGCCTACTGTATACGAAAAGTTAGCCAGCATGGAACGCGAGCAACTGATTACTCAGTTTGTGGCAGCTGAATTCAACCGTTTTATGGAGTATTACAAAGATGCTCCCGACTTAAATGTATACAAAGAGGCTAAAACAAGTCGTAGAAATTCTAATGTAGCTTTCAGTCGTTTGTTTGTTAACCTGGGTAAAACCGATAAAATAACATCGGGTGACATTATTGGTTTAATCAACAGCAAGATAAAAGGAACTTCGGTTAAAGTTGGTAAGATTGAATTACTTCGTAACTTCTCTTTTATTGAAGTTGACAAAGAGTACGAACAAGAAGTTATTAACAAGCTTAGCAACGCTAAGGTAAAAGGTAAAAAGGTGAGCCTCGAAGTGGCCACTCCAAAACCTTCGTCGAAACGCAGAAACAAAAGACGTTAA
- a CDS encoding Fic family protein has protein sequence MARYIYEYDKWPEFSWDDKKIVVTLGKVRHLQGKILGQMSVLGFSIKEETILSTLTLDVLKSSEIEGEFLNHEQVRSSIAKRLGLDYAGIVHVDRDVEGVVEMMLDATQKYDMTLDHERIFGWHAALFPTGWSGMHRIDTGCYRNGEMQVVSGPIGKEKIHFQAPSAKVVKKEMDVFLNWFDNETGIDGVLKAAIAHFWFIIIHPFDDGNGRIARAISDMLLARSEESSQRFYSLSNQILIEKKTYYEILQKVQHSSGDITDWLDWFLSCLFRALENTEETLKRVLRKADFWDKNRETILNSRQRLILNKLFDGFDGKLKSSKWAKITKCSADTALRDIKDLIEKGILIQEESGGRSTNYELTDEWRMH, from the coding sequence ATGGCAAGATATATCTATGAATATGATAAATGGCCTGAATTTTCTTGGGATGATAAGAAGATTGTAGTGACTTTAGGTAAAGTACGCCATCTGCAAGGGAAGATTTTGGGACAAATGAGTGTACTTGGATTTTCAATAAAAGAGGAAACAATTTTATCGACTTTGACACTTGATGTTTTGAAATCTTCCGAAATAGAAGGTGAATTTCTAAATCACGAACAAGTTCGCTCTTCAATAGCCAAAAGACTTGGGCTCGATTATGCTGGTATTGTTCATGTTGATAGGGACGTGGAAGGTGTTGTTGAAATGATGCTTGATGCAACACAAAAATATGATATGACACTAGACCATGAAAGAATTTTTGGTTGGCATGCAGCCTTATTTCCTACTGGTTGGAGTGGAATGCATCGGATTGATACAGGCTGTTATCGAAATGGAGAAATGCAAGTAGTGTCAGGCCCGATAGGAAAAGAAAAAATACATTTTCAAGCTCCCTCAGCTAAGGTGGTAAAAAAGGAAATGGATGTGTTTTTAAATTGGTTTGATAATGAAACGGGCATAGATGGCGTATTAAAAGCAGCGATTGCGCATTTCTGGTTTATAATAATCCACCCATTTGATGATGGCAATGGTCGTATTGCGAGAGCAATATCAGACATGTTACTTGCTCGTTCAGAGGAAAGTTCTCAGAGATTTTATAGCTTATCAAACCAGATTCTAATTGAGAAAAAGACATATTATGAGATATTGCAAAAAGTTCAGCATAGCTCTGGCGATATAACTGATTGGCTGGATTGGTTTTTAAGTTGTTTGTTTCGTGCATTGGAGAATACAGAAGAAACATTGAAACGAGTGCTTCGAAAAGCTGACTTTTGGGATAAAAATAGAGAGACTATTTTAAATAGCAGACAAAGATTAATATTGAACAAGTTATTTGATGGGTTTGATGGTAAATTAAAATCATCTAAATGGGCTAAGATTACCAAGTGTTCTGCAGATACAGCACTTAGAGATATAAAAGATTTAATTGAAAAAGGAATATTAATACAGGAAGAATCAGGAGGTCGAAGCACAAATTACGAATTGACGGATGAATGGAGAATGCACTAG
- a CDS encoding transposase → MQGNKEYQEKLFVSFQLSQVVPEHNFYRRLKSVLNLDFLLKDTEAYYGNCGQKSLDPRVFFKLCIVGYLENIISDRKLIEHCSMRLDILYFLGYDIDELLPWHSTVSRTRNLKKLGLPEWLAVKWGFSRRGGWHVVQSPILQTTLTNEQLQKRGFVPMANIYQRYCHV, encoded by the coding sequence ATGCAAGGCAATAAAGAATATCAGGAAAAACTATTTGTTAGTTTTCAGCTTAGTCAGGTGGTTCCGGAGCATAACTTCTACCGCCGATTAAAGTCAGTATTGAATCTGGATTTTCTACTAAAAGACACCGAAGCTTATTATGGTAATTGCGGTCAAAAAAGCCTTGATCCTCGTGTCTTTTTCAAGTTATGCATTGTGGGTTATCTAGAGAATATCATTAGTGATCGTAAATTAATTGAGCATTGTTCAATGCGTCTGGATATATTGTATTTTCTGGGATATGATATTGACGAACTCTTGCCTTGGCACAGCACTGTTAGCCGCACCCGTAACTTAAAGAAACTTGGATTGCCAGAGTGGCTAGCCGTCAAGTGGGGATTTTCCCGTCGAGGAGGCTGGCATGTGGTTCAAAGTCCGATACTTCAAACTACACTTACTAACGAGCAGTTACAAAAGCGCGGCTTTGTCCCAATGGCTAACATTTATCAACGCTATTGCCATGTTTAG